One part of the Glycine soja cultivar W05 chromosome 11, ASM419377v2, whole genome shotgun sequence genome encodes these proteins:
- the LOC114374538 gene encoding probable ribosome biogenesis protein RLP24, with amino-acid sequence MRLEKCWFCSSTVYPGHGIQFVRNDAKIFRFCRSKCHKNFKMKRNPRKVKWTKAYRRVHGKDMTQDSTFEFERKRNRPERYDRNLAENVLKAIPKIDKIRVTREERHHKNRMKGKKEKLLKEAVKELEQGISLVKAPSVLQQDPSLTLPKIKVKVSQQQSEENHAMEE; translated from the exons ATGAGATTGGAGAAATGCTGGTTTTGCTCTTCAACCGTATACCCTGGACATGGAATCCAGTTTGTTCGTAATGATGCAAAG ATTTTTCGGTTTTGTAGATCAAAATGCCACAAGAACTTTAAAATGAAGAGAAATCCTCGTAAGGTAAAGTGGACCAAGGCATATCGTCGAGTGCATGGAAAGGATATGACTCAG gaCTCAACCTTTGAGTTTGAGAGAAAACGAAACAGGCCTGAAAGATATGACAGGAATCTTGCGGAGAATGTCCTGAAGGCCATTCCTAAGATTGATAAAATTAGAGTCACCAGGGAGgagagacaccataagaacag gatgaaaggaaaaaaggaaaagctGCTGAAGGAGGCAGTGAAGGAGTTGGAGCAGGGCATCAGTTTGGTCAAAGCTCCTTCTGTGCTTCAACAGGATCCATCTCTCACATTACCAAAGATCAAAGTCAAGGTTTCCCAACAGCAATCAGAGGAGAATCATGCCATGGAAGAGTAA